The Verrucomicrobiota bacterium DNA segment AAGTCGGGTGGGCGTAGGCGTGCAGGCCCTCGTGGATCAGGACGGTCAGGTCACGCCGGTCACGCGCATAGTAGATAACCGGATTCTCGACGGTTGCGTGTTCAAGTTGTTGCCCGTTGGCGCACATCGGCTCATCAGCCGCCGAAGGGATCGCTGCCGGCGGTGCAGGACCGGTGTCGGTCCAACCCACGAGATTACTTGAATCGCTCTCGGCATCTTTCGGGTGGCGACATTTGAACCAGACCTGCAGCTGAGCCTGCGTGACGGGCCGGATCCGCGCGTTGTGAAGCGGTCCGCCGGCAGCGGCCAGGTGGCGGCCGTATCGACGACGAATAAGGGTTTCTGCCTCATTGAAGCCGACGCGTGCCCCGGCTGCGCGCTTGCGCTGGTCGGTCAGCGTTCCAGCTATTGCGCCAATCCCGGCCCCAAACCCTAACCCTAGGGCCGCGCCTCCCGCCGCAAGGCCGAACACGGCGAGCAAACCGAGCCCTCCCGTTAAGACGCCTGCCAGGGCAAGCCCGATTCCGGCGGCGAGTCCAAGGCCCCCACCGATTCCCAGTCCCCATTTCAATCCGGTCAAAGCGCCCCGAGCGGCTCCGGAACGGGAAGCATATTCGATCTGCTCGCCAATCAACTGCGCCAGGATGTCCGGTTCGGGGCGTCCGGTGCTGTGATGCCGTTCCGAGGTTCCCACGTAAATCGAGAGCTGAGGGATATCCCCCGCTGCTTCCTTTCGCTGCACCTCGTCGTTTCTGCGATCGTCCACATCGACCGTGTAGAAACGCACCTTAACCGGCGGCGGCGCAGCGCGAAATTTCAGACACATGTCAGTCAGGTCCGCCTGCAAATACTGGCACGGGCCGCACCACGCCGCTCCATAGTCGACGACGGTTACAACCCCGGATTCCAACAGGCTTTCGATTTCCTCGCCTTCAACCGCCCGCAAGCATGAGCCTGCCTTCGCCGGCGCGGGCTGGTTCGCCATGTTTGTCTGCCTCGGATTTTGGCGGGACTCTTTCGCCTGCCGCCGCAATACCGCAGCCCCGCTCGGCGCTCGGTAAGGGTAGCGCCCTCCCCCGCCGCCAAGAGCCTCGGCAGACCTTGCTTCCCCTTCCTCCCGGTCATCCGCCCGACCAACTACCCCCGGAGCGCACGAGTCTGCCGCGCTTTGCTGCTGCATTACATGGGTTAGTTCGTGGGCGAGCAACTTCCGCCCCTCCGTGGTATGCGGAGCGTACTGTCCCCTTCCGAACACCACGTTGCGGCCGGAGGTGTAAGCCAGCGCATTCACCGCCTGGGCTGACTCCGCCGCGCGCGCATCGGAAAATACTCGCACCCGGCTGAAATCGTATCCGAACCGGGCTCCCATGAAGGCGCGGGTAGGTGGGTCGAGCGGTTGGCCGCCCGTGTGCAGAACCTCATGGACGACGGGGGGCACCCGGCCCGGGTCCGCCGAAGCCGCAGCGCCGTTCCGGAGATCGTTTCTATGGCCGTTGCGAGACGCTCCGGACTCACCGCCTTCGGAGGGTTTGCCGTACGCGACGGCGCGCTGGAAGGCACGACCGCGCCCCTGAATAGGAAGCGGAGCGCCCCCAACGTTCGCTTGTACCCGCGACCCGGGACGCGTGGCTTCTGCGTTGGTCATAGTGGCAGGCACCGCCCGCGGGTAATTGAAACCTGCGCGGTTCACGTTCGCCTTGATCGTCCCATCGGGGTTGAACACGCATGGCACAGGACCTTTCTGCCTGGCGGCGCTGCAGTAGTCCCGTTTGGTTCCCGTTACCGCGTCCAATTCGTCCTTGAGCTGGTCGCAGCAATCTTGACTGATGAGCCCGCCTGCCTTCCAACCCAGGTATCCTCCGAGGGCGAGTCCTGCCAGCCCACGCCACAGTCCGCCGAGGAGGAACCCCCCGACGAATCCTGCCAACCCTCCGATGATCCCCCCGGCGACCTTCCCGGCGCTCAACCGGCCCTTATCACGACACTGGAGAGCGGTCAG contains these protein-coding regions:
- a CDS encoding DUF4157 domain-containing protein: MKACLDKAANDVGRQHACVDAYNRWSHESEPASECLAYSKEEECLTRLTALQCRDKGRLSAGKVAGGIIGGLAGFVGGFLLGGLWRGLAGLALGGYLGWKAGGLISQDCCDQLKDELDAVTGTKRDYCSAARQKGPVPCVFNPDGTIKANVNRAGFNYPRAVPATMTNAEATRPGSRVQANVGGAPLPIQGRGRAFQRAVAYGKPSEGGESGASRNGHRNDLRNGAAASADPGRVPPVVHEVLHTGGQPLDPPTRAFMGARFGYDFSRVRVFSDARAAESAQAVNALAYTSGRNVVFGRGQYAPHTTEGRKLLAHELTHVMQQQSAADSCAPGVVGRADDREEGEARSAEALGGGGGRYPYRAPSGAAVLRRQAKESRQNPRQTNMANQPAPAKAGSCLRAVEGEEIESLLESGVVTVVDYGAAWCGPCQYLQADLTDMCLKFRAAPPPVKVRFYTVDVDDRRNDEVQRKEAAGDIPQLSIYVGTSERHHSTGRPEPDILAQLIGEQIEYASRSGAARGALTGLKWGLGIGGGLGLAAGIGLALAGVLTGGLGLLAVFGLAAGGAALGLGFGAGIGAIAGTLTDQRKRAAGARVGFNEAETLIRRRYGRHLAAAGGPLHNARIRPVTQAQLQVWFKCRHPKDAESDSSNLVGWTDTGPAPPAAIPSAADEPMCANGQQLEHATVENPVIYYARDRRDLTVLIHEGLHAYAHPTFSAQARNYVNEGATEYLTRQLAAEIGAPSESGYGENTEKVKSLVSVVGEEALQIAFFNGDFRAANRVLGPCGMERWAQLLQMLSISAAEAVLQSRNLDYCKQIATFPSEPADDKRTR